From one Triticum aestivum cultivar Chinese Spring chromosome 4B, IWGSC CS RefSeq v2.1, whole genome shotgun sequence genomic stretch:
- the LOC123090729 gene encoding uncharacterized protein At4g38062 isoform X2, which produces MEEMSKELDGLRSEAEARAAECRAKSALVDGLRREAAEQAARLREARAEVERQAGEIAAKGQEASSAKEACQGLRARFAEKEQAFRHLCAAHDGLKASLRERGEGWDAERRGLVAALEESEVKRLEQDVAMRSCNEEMSRLKRLLSEKEKRCSEAEQRALAQREVMMRDDTLAKLEEEKAAIQGKLKWKAEQFRHLEEALKKVRDEFRDAEKQWGSDRSTLADQIGALETKLDSKTRVAEEFRSRLEMCSQALAHEEGRRKLLEAEMSDLRHMYGNVVSEYEEARSTIELLTSKRDGEIASLRSSLAEKSTLLNEMEYCKARLDQENEDLRSSLKEYQEAQIGGADAAGMLKGLQEKFRALEQTHRSCTEKLSRKETEWKTKMGKLENDLDGCLSQLDSKDMLIRQLQNELLSSYSALELQTVENLEASIVRLAVEAKFSDSCSCIDTLKLNMQQRCEFFEQNVAAVKNQLEEKNLIIAQSQAEQAHQLEVMATLRGRIEQLEYMEQEHEKMQTQLGAYKEMLDNASRNVHCLKEETAEKEKSLQEELGKALSDLDEAHRDLADQKSQLSQFEISLHQQKQAVEHLEKLKVDLETELKGYMHDNHVLKRDLDVALNAKIGTEVSHREEREKLLGALNETNCALSDSKSKLCENEITLHQQKQEVDHLEELRVDMETKLKGYVDENDVLKRDLDVATIAKMKAEEIHTEEKEKLLFALNEANFTVSEMKEELDQLKINIHQQKQAVECLEKIKVDMQTELKGYVDENNVLKKDLDVATIAKMKAEEINTEENEKLLFALNEANFAVSEMKEELDQLKINIHQQKQALESLRKLKVDMQTNLKGYKDENCALKRDLVLSLVAKFEVEGTLREEKDKLSSIVDERDRNIKELQQYISALEEDNLGQKLDMASLIKSEVKKSILEVNNRYSEIVEVFDKKLLELETRLGFFEQKYTRREHEIMEIFDQEEADWYMLIAEKEDAIADIQQIVESVQLNIKHLLDAAASKLSEVQLEVQQLYGFAENLNSLNLIQEHDSYFKDMLIEECQRELVALQMKLVLEKEQSSNLKHVLEKLKAETTAEILEKAKEHLEVVNKLKYLEESKEILEEHLEELKSRTKDICDVAVQERKQLVDELNGITCTIGAAIHADEDLNASLARIMQKANIEEPLLSSSSKEMHSLEKPNVRTHSPLTRNKSAALPDRRLPLKENNY; this is translated from the coding sequence ATGGAGGAGATGAGCAAGGAGCTGGACGGCCTGCGGTCCGAGGCGGAGGCCCGCGCCGCCGAGTGCCGCGCCAAGTCGGCCCTCGTGGACGGGCTCAGGCGGGAGGCCGCCGAGCAGGCCGCCCGGCTGCGGGAGGCCCGGGCGGAGGTCGAGCGGCAGGCGGGGGAGATCGCCGCCAAGGGCCAGGAGGCCTCCTCCGCGAAGGAGGCGTGCCAGGGCCTCAGGGCCAGGTTCGCGGAGAAGGAGCAGGCCTTCCGGCACCTCTGCGCCGCCCACGACGGCCTCAAGGCCAGCCTCCGGGAGAGGGGCGAGGGCTGGGACGCCGAGAGGAGGGGGCTCGTCGCCGCGCTGGAGGAGTCCGAGGTGAAGCGGCTGGAGCAGGACGTGGCCATGCGCTCCTGCAACGAGGAGATGAGCCGGCTCAAGAGGCTCCTGTCAGAGAAGGAGAAGAGGTGCTCGGAGGCCGAGCAGAGGGCattggcacagagggaggtcatgATGAGGGACGACACCCTCGCCAAGCTGGAGGAGGAGAAGGCCGCCATCCAGGGCAAGCTCAAGTGGAAGGCGGAGCAGTTTCGGCACCTCGAGGAGGCCCTCAAGAAGGTCCGGGATGAGTTCAGAGACGCCGAGAAGCAGTGGGGCTCCGACCGATCAACCTTGGCTGATCAGATCGGCGCTCTCGAGACCAAGTTGGATTCCAAGACGAGGGTAGCCGAGGAGTTCCGGTCGAGGCTCGAAATGTGCAGCCAGGCGTTGGCCCACGAGGAAGGCCGCAGGAAGCTGCTCGAAGCAGAGATGTCTGATCTGAGGCACATGTATGGCAATGTGGTTTCCGAGTATGAGGAGGCCAGGTCGACCATTGAGCTGCTGACGTCGAAGAGGGATGGTGAGATTGCGTCCTTGAGGAGCTCACTGGCTGAGAAATCCACTTTGCTCAATGAGATGGAGTATTGTAAGGCGCGCCTTGATCAAGAGAATGAGGACCTGCGGTCTTCGCTCAAGGAGTACCAAGAGGCTCAGATCGGTGGTGCAGATGCTGCAGGGATGTTGAAGGGTCTGCAGGAGAAATTCCGAGCTTTGGAGCAGACACACAGAAGCTGCACTGAGAAACTGAGTCGTAAAGAAACAGAGTGGAAAACAAAGATGGGAAAGCTTGAGAATGATCTTGATGGATGCTTGTCACAGCTGGATTCCAAAGATATGCTAATCAGGCAGTTGCAGAATGAGTTGCTGAGCAGCTATAGCGCACTGGAGCTCCAAACTGTAGAGAACTTGGAAGCTTCGATAGTCCGTCTTGCTGTAGAGGCAAAGTTTTCTGATTCCTGCTCATGCATTGATACTTTAAAACTGAATATGCAGCAGCGCTGTGAATTTTTTGAGCAAAATGTTGCTGCTGTGAAAAATCAATTGGAGGAAAAGAACCTTATCATTGCTCAGTCCCAAGCTGAACAGGCACACCAATTGGAGGTAATGGCGACACTGCGTGGAAGAATTGAACAGCTAGAATATATGGAGCAGGAACATGAAAAGATGCAAACGCAACTTGGGGCATACAAAGAAATGCTGGACAATGCATCAAGAAATGTTCACTGCTTAAAAGAAGAAACTGCAGAGAAGGAAAAGAGCCTACAGGAGGAATTGGGGAAAGCTTTAAGTGATCTGGATGAAGCACACCGTGACCTTGCTGATCAGAAAAGCCAACTGAGCCAATTCGAAATCAGTCTCCATCAGCAAAAGCAAGCGGTGGAGCATTTGGAAAAGCTAAAGGTTGACTTGGAGACTGAACTCAAGGGTTATATGCATGACAACCATGTACTGAAGAGAGATCTGGATGTTGCTCTTAACGCCAAAATTGGAACTGAGGTGTCACACAGGGAAGAAAGGGAGAAGTTACTAGGTGCTCTTAATGAAACAAACTGCGCCCTTTCCGATAGTAAGAGCAAGCTTTGTGAGAACGAAATCACTCTTCATCAGCAAAAGCAAGAAGTAGATCATCTGGAAGAGCTGAGAGTTGATATGGAGACTAAACTCAAGGGCTACGTTGATGAAAATGATGTATTGAAGAGGGATCTTGATGTCGCAACTATTGCTAAAATGAAAGCTGAGGAGATCCACACAGAAGAAAAGGAGAAGCTATTGTTTGCTCTCAATGAAGCAAACTTTACTGTTTCtgagatgaaggaagagctggacCAACTCAAGATCAATATTCACCAGCAAAAGCAAGCAGTGGAGTGTTTGGAAAAAATAAAAGTTGACATGCAAACTGAACTCAAGGGCTATGTGGATGAAAACAATGTATTGAAGAAGGATCTTGATGTCGCGACTATTGCTAAAATGAAAGCTGAGGAGATCAACACAGAAGAAAATGAGAAGTTACTGTTTGCTCTCAATGAAGCAAACTTTGCCGTTTCtgagatgaaggaagagctggacCAACTCAAGATCAATATTCATCAGCAAAAGCAAGCACTGGAGAGTTTGCGAAAGTTAAAAGTTGACATGCAAACTAACCTCAAGGGCTATAAGGATGAAAATTGTGCACTAAAGAGAGACCTGGTTCTTTCTCTTGTTGCCAAATTCGAAGTTGAGGGCACCCTTAGAGAAGAGAAGGATAAGTTATCAAGCATAGTTGATGAGAGAGACAGGAACATCAAGGAGCTTCAGCAATACATCAGTGCGCTGGAAGAAGATAATTTGGGTCAAAAACTTGATATGGCCAGTCTTATCAAGTCAGAGGTTAAGAAATCCATTCTAGAAGTGAACAACAGGTACTCTGAAATTGTTGAAGTCTTTGACAAAAAGCTCTTGGAGCTTGAAACAAGGCTTGGCTTTTTTGAGCAGAAATACACACGTAGAGAGCATGAGATCATGGAAATATTTGATCAAGAGGAGGCAGATTGGTATATGCTAATTGCAGAGAAGGAAGATGCTATTGCTGACATTCAACAAATTGTTGAGTCTGTTCAACTTAACATAAAGCATCTTCTTGATGCTGCTGCATCAAAGCTCTCAGAAGTTCAGCTTGAGGTCCAGCAGCTTTATGGCTTTGCGGAAAATCTGAATTCTCTGAATCTCATCCAAGAGCATGACAGTTATTTCAAAGACATGCTCATTGAAGAGTGCCAAAGAGAGCTGGTGGCCCTGCAAATGAAATTAGTTCTAGAGAAAGAACAGTCTAGCAATTTGAAGCATGTTCTTGAGAAACTCAAAGCTGAAACCACTGCGGAGATATTAGAGAAGGCAAAGGAGCATCTGGAAGTAGTAAATAAGCTGAAATATTTGGAGGAAAGTAAAGAAATATTAGAAGAACATTTGGAAGAGTTGAAATCCAGAACAAAGGATATATGTGATGTCGCTGTTCAAGAAAGGAAACAGTTAGTTGATGAGCTGAATGGAATCACCTGTACCATTGGAGCAGCAATTCATGCAGATGAAGATCTGAATGCAAGCTTGGCAAGGATCATGCAGAAAGCTAACATTGAGGAACCTCTCTTGAGTTCTAGCAGCAAAGAAATGCATAGCTTAGAGAAACCAAACGTGAGAACTCATTCGCCCCTGACCAGGAACAAATCTGCAGCTCTCCCAGATAGAAGATTACCACTAAAAGAGAACAACTATTAG
- the LOC123094284 gene encoding 1,4-dihydroxy-2-naphthoyl-CoA thioesterase 1 gives MGDATASAPASTKTAELDAPLSALGFEIEEVSPSRLTGRLVVTDTCCQPFKVLHGGVSALIAEGLASMGAHMASGYRRVAGMQLSINHFRSAAAGDTVLARAVPVHIGRSTQVWEVKLWKMDASTQGEGPQIAEARVTLLCNLPVPDEMKSAGESLRKYSKL, from the exons ATGGGCGACGCCACGGCCTCGGCCCCGGCGAGCACCAAGACGGCGGAGCTGGACGCCCCTCTCAGCGCGCTGGGCTTCGAGATCGAGGAGGTCTCGCCGTCGCGGCTCACCGGCCGCCTCGTCGTCACGGACACCTGCTGCCAG CCGTTCAAGGTGCTGCACGGCGGCGTGTCGGCGCTGATCGCGGAGGGCCTGGCGAGCATGGGCGCGCACATGGCGTCGGGCTACCGCCGCGTCGCCGGCATGCAGCTCAGCATCAACCACTTCcggagcgccgccgccggcgacacCGTCCTCGCGCGGGCCGTCCCCGTCCACATCGGCCGCTCCACCCAG GTATGGGAGGTGAAGCTCTGGAAGATGGATGCATCCACACAGGGGGAAGGGCCTCAAATCGCCGAGGCAAGGGTCACGCTCCTCTGTAATCTACCCGTGCCGGATGAGATGAAAAGTGCGGGAGAATCCCTTAGAAAATACTCTAAACTGTAA
- the LOC123090729 gene encoding uncharacterized protein At4g38062 isoform X1, translating to MSRSFFPTCSSHKAEMEEMSKELDGLRSEAEARAAECRAKSALVDGLRREAAEQAARLREARAEVERQAGEIAAKGQEASSAKEACQGLRARFAEKEQAFRHLCAAHDGLKASLRERGEGWDAERRGLVAALEESEVKRLEQDVAMRSCNEEMSRLKRLLSEKEKRCSEAEQRALAQREVMMRDDTLAKLEEEKAAIQGKLKWKAEQFRHLEEALKKVRDEFRDAEKQWGSDRSTLADQIGALETKLDSKTRVAEEFRSRLEMCSQALAHEEGRRKLLEAEMSDLRHMYGNVVSEYEEARSTIELLTSKRDGEIASLRSSLAEKSTLLNEMEYCKARLDQENEDLRSSLKEYQEAQIGGADAAGMLKGLQEKFRALEQTHRSCTEKLSRKETEWKTKMGKLENDLDGCLSQLDSKDMLIRQLQNELLSSYSALELQTVENLEASIVRLAVEAKFSDSCSCIDTLKLNMQQRCEFFEQNVAAVKNQLEEKNLIIAQSQAEQAHQLEVMATLRGRIEQLEYMEQEHEKMQTQLGAYKEMLDNASRNVHCLKEETAEKEKSLQEELGKALSDLDEAHRDLADQKSQLSQFEISLHQQKQAVEHLEKLKVDLETELKGYMHDNHVLKRDLDVALNAKIGTEVSHREEREKLLGALNETNCALSDSKSKLCENEITLHQQKQEVDHLEELRVDMETKLKGYVDENDVLKRDLDVATIAKMKAEEIHTEEKEKLLFALNEANFTVSEMKEELDQLKINIHQQKQAVECLEKIKVDMQTELKGYVDENNVLKKDLDVATIAKMKAEEINTEENEKLLFALNEANFAVSEMKEELDQLKINIHQQKQALESLRKLKVDMQTNLKGYKDENCALKRDLVLSLVAKFEVEGTLREEKDKLSSIVDERDRNIKELQQYISALEEDNLGQKLDMASLIKSEVKKSILEVNNRYSEIVEVFDKKLLELETRLGFFEQKYTRREHEIMEIFDQEEADWYMLIAEKEDAIADIQQIVESVQLNIKHLLDAAASKLSEVQLEVQQLYGFAENLNSLNLIQEHDSYFKDMLIEECQRELVALQMKLVLEKEQSSNLKHVLEKLKAETTAEILEKAKEHLEVVNKLKYLEESKEILEEHLEELKSRTKDICDVAVQERKQLVDELNGITCTIGAAIHADEDLNASLARIMQKANIEEPLLSSSSKEMHSLEKPNVRTHSPLTRNKSAALPDRRLPLKENNY from the exons ATGTCCCGCTCCTTCTTCCCGACCTGCTCCTCCCACAAAG CCGAGATGGAGGAGATGAGCAAGGAGCTGGACGGCCTGCGGTCCGAGGCGGAGGCCCGCGCCGCCGAGTGCCGCGCCAAGTCGGCCCTCGTGGACGGGCTCAGGCGGGAGGCCGCCGAGCAGGCCGCCCGGCTGCGGGAGGCCCGGGCGGAGGTCGAGCGGCAGGCGGGGGAGATCGCCGCCAAGGGCCAGGAGGCCTCCTCCGCGAAGGAGGCGTGCCAGGGCCTCAGGGCCAGGTTCGCGGAGAAGGAGCAGGCCTTCCGGCACCTCTGCGCCGCCCACGACGGCCTCAAGGCCAGCCTCCGGGAGAGGGGCGAGGGCTGGGACGCCGAGAGGAGGGGGCTCGTCGCCGCGCTGGAGGAGTCCGAGGTGAAGCGGCTGGAGCAGGACGTGGCCATGCGCTCCTGCAACGAGGAGATGAGCCGGCTCAAGAGGCTCCTGTCAGAGAAGGAGAAGAGGTGCTCGGAGGCCGAGCAGAGGGCattggcacagagggaggtcatgATGAGGGACGACACCCTCGCCAAGCTGGAGGAGGAGAAGGCCGCCATCCAGGGCAAGCTCAAGTGGAAGGCGGAGCAGTTTCGGCACCTCGAGGAGGCCCTCAAGAAGGTCCGGGATGAGTTCAGAGACGCCGAGAAGCAGTGGGGCTCCGACCGATCAACCTTGGCTGATCAGATCGGCGCTCTCGAGACCAAGTTGGATTCCAAGACGAGGGTAGCCGAGGAGTTCCGGTCGAGGCTCGAAATGTGCAGCCAGGCGTTGGCCCACGAGGAAGGCCGCAGGAAGCTGCTCGAAGCAGAGATGTCTGATCTGAGGCACATGTATGGCAATGTGGTTTCCGAGTATGAGGAGGCCAGGTCGACCATTGAGCTGCTGACGTCGAAGAGGGATGGTGAGATTGCGTCCTTGAGGAGCTCACTGGCTGAGAAATCCACTTTGCTCAATGAGATGGAGTATTGTAAGGCGCGCCTTGATCAAGAGAATGAGGACCTGCGGTCTTCGCTCAAGGAGTACCAAGAGGCTCAGATCGGTGGTGCAGATGCTGCAGGGATGTTGAAGGGTCTGCAGGAGAAATTCCGAGCTTTGGAGCAGACACACAGAAGCTGCACTGAGAAACTGAGTCGTAAAGAAACAGAGTGGAAAACAAAGATGGGAAAGCTTGAGAATGATCTTGATGGATGCTTGTCACAGCTGGATTCCAAAGATATGCTAATCAGGCAGTTGCAGAATGAGTTGCTGAGCAGCTATAGCGCACTGGAGCTCCAAACTGTAGAGAACTTGGAAGCTTCGATAGTCCGTCTTGCTGTAGAGGCAAAGTTTTCTGATTCCTGCTCATGCATTGATACTTTAAAACTGAATATGCAGCAGCGCTGTGAATTTTTTGAGCAAAATGTTGCTGCTGTGAAAAATCAATTGGAGGAAAAGAACCTTATCATTGCTCAGTCCCAAGCTGAACAGGCACACCAATTGGAGGTAATGGCGACACTGCGTGGAAGAATTGAACAGCTAGAATATATGGAGCAGGAACATGAAAAGATGCAAACGCAACTTGGGGCATACAAAGAAATGCTGGACAATGCATCAAGAAATGTTCACTGCTTAAAAGAAGAAACTGCAGAGAAGGAAAAGAGCCTACAGGAGGAATTGGGGAAAGCTTTAAGTGATCTGGATGAAGCACACCGTGACCTTGCTGATCAGAAAAGCCAACTGAGCCAATTCGAAATCAGTCTCCATCAGCAAAAGCAAGCGGTGGAGCATTTGGAAAAGCTAAAGGTTGACTTGGAGACTGAACTCAAGGGTTATATGCATGACAACCATGTACTGAAGAGAGATCTGGATGTTGCTCTTAACGCCAAAATTGGAACTGAGGTGTCACACAGGGAAGAAAGGGAGAAGTTACTAGGTGCTCTTAATGAAACAAACTGCGCCCTTTCCGATAGTAAGAGCAAGCTTTGTGAGAACGAAATCACTCTTCATCAGCAAAAGCAAGAAGTAGATCATCTGGAAGAGCTGAGAGTTGATATGGAGACTAAACTCAAGGGCTACGTTGATGAAAATGATGTATTGAAGAGGGATCTTGATGTCGCAACTATTGCTAAAATGAAAGCTGAGGAGATCCACACAGAAGAAAAGGAGAAGCTATTGTTTGCTCTCAATGAAGCAAACTTTACTGTTTCtgagatgaaggaagagctggacCAACTCAAGATCAATATTCACCAGCAAAAGCAAGCAGTGGAGTGTTTGGAAAAAATAAAAGTTGACATGCAAACTGAACTCAAGGGCTATGTGGATGAAAACAATGTATTGAAGAAGGATCTTGATGTCGCGACTATTGCTAAAATGAAAGCTGAGGAGATCAACACAGAAGAAAATGAGAAGTTACTGTTTGCTCTCAATGAAGCAAACTTTGCCGTTTCtgagatgaaggaagagctggacCAACTCAAGATCAATATTCATCAGCAAAAGCAAGCACTGGAGAGTTTGCGAAAGTTAAAAGTTGACATGCAAACTAACCTCAAGGGCTATAAGGATGAAAATTGTGCACTAAAGAGAGACCTGGTTCTTTCTCTTGTTGCCAAATTCGAAGTTGAGGGCACCCTTAGAGAAGAGAAGGATAAGTTATCAAGCATAGTTGATGAGAGAGACAGGAACATCAAGGAGCTTCAGCAATACATCAGTGCGCTGGAAGAAGATAATTTGGGTCAAAAACTTGATATGGCCAGTCTTATCAAGTCAGAGGTTAAGAAATCCATTCTAGAAGTGAACAACAGGTACTCTGAAATTGTTGAAGTCTTTGACAAAAAGCTCTTGGAGCTTGAAACAAGGCTTGGCTTTTTTGAGCAGAAATACACACGTAGAGAGCATGAGATCATGGAAATATTTGATCAAGAGGAGGCAGATTGGTATATGCTAATTGCAGAGAAGGAAGATGCTATTGCTGACATTCAACAAATTGTTGAGTCTGTTCAACTTAACATAAAGCATCTTCTTGATGCTGCTGCATCAAAGCTCTCAGAAGTTCAGCTTGAGGTCCAGCAGCTTTATGGCTTTGCGGAAAATCTGAATTCTCTGAATCTCATCCAAGAGCATGACAGTTATTTCAAAGACATGCTCATTGAAGAGTGCCAAAGAGAGCTGGTGGCCCTGCAAATGAAATTAGTTCTAGAGAAAGAACAGTCTAGCAATTTGAAGCATGTTCTTGAGAAACTCAAAGCTGAAACCACTGCGGAGATATTAGAGAAGGCAAAGGAGCATCTGGAAGTAGTAAATAAGCTGAAATATTTGGAGGAAAGTAAAGAAATATTAGAAGAACATTTGGAAGAGTTGAAATCCAGAACAAAGGATATATGTGATGTCGCTGTTCAAGAAAGGAAACAGTTAGTTGATGAGCTGAATGGAATCACCTGTACCATTGGAGCAGCAATTCATGCAGATGAAGATCTGAATGCAAGCTTGGCAAGGATCATGCAGAAAGCTAACATTGAGGAACCTCTCTTGAGTTCTAGCAGCAAAGAAATGCATAGCTTAGAGAAACCAAACGTGAGAACTCATTCGCCCCTGACCAGGAACAAATCTGCAGCTCTCCCAGATAGAAGATTACCACTAAAAGAGAACAACTATTAG